One genomic window of Ictalurus punctatus breed USDA103 chromosome 23, Coco_2.0, whole genome shotgun sequence includes the following:
- the tmem108 gene encoding transmembrane protein 108: MKRSLQVRLNQLLSILLILSVPEKLVSFAEELSPSWTPRSLVSMLHSPNPPGWWKGSSTGDQPTFTGHNAPVSALALTQLLMSRLDYTTTVKTSFGPSPMPSIESIDHPFKTGSQNSVEPYSNRTSRIDKPGMVSKKQKVSTQSDSGLQRTEHSQLRPINDLEQVKSTDNTQGLSVEKQTNPSYPYSSMMSSWLSIPPMALEKSLRQHAHAITLREAPLNENPKFLGSVSVSPSQSQPSSLSTYFPLNTEHSEMNSVTFPTVAASISVNSNSAKTLGGTNTPAIVTSDVFSSQSSVTDTGTSSINGSLGTSLNIPPLINDSSTSELLSRTNLSKLPNTTRDPWGSGNQSGPDLDSTDNRVTICLTKMDIVWVVLAISVPVSSCSVLLTVCCMRKKKKSTSHENNLSYWNNTITMDYFNRHAVELPREILPLETVDERETCLPPNGDYSDSGVVLVNPFCQETLFINRDKASDI, from the exons GCATTCTTCTGATCCTGTCAGTACCAGAGAAGCTGGTATCCTTTGCAGAGGAGCTCTCCCCTAGCTGGACACCGCGGAGCCTTGTCTCCATGTTACATTCACCAAACCCACCTGGCTGGTGGAAGGGGTCTAGTACTGGTGACCAGCCCACTTTCACAGGCCACAATGCACCAGTGTCTGCCCTGGCATTGACCCAGTTGCTGATGTCTCGCCTGGATTACACTACCACAGTCAAGACTAGCTTTGGACCAAGTCCAATGCCTAGTATTGAATCAATAGACCACCCATTCAAAACTGGGTCCCAGAACTCTGTCGAACCTTATTCTAACAGAACCAGCAGGATCGACAAACCTGGGATGGTCAGTAAAAAGCAGAAGGTTTCTACACAGTCAGACTCTGGGCTTCAAAGAACTGAGCATTCCCAACTGAGGCCCATAAATGATTTGGAGCAAGTAAAGTCCACTGATAACACCCAAGGTTTGAGTGTTGAAAAGCAAACCAACCCCAGTTACCCTTACTCTtcaatgatgtcatcatggtTATCCATCCCTCCTATGGCACTGGAGAAAAGCCTCAGGCAGCATGCTCATGCCATCACACTGCGTGAGGCTCCTCTTAATGAAAACCCAAAGTTCTTAGGGAGCGTGTCTGTGTCCCCGTCACAATCGCAGCCCTCTAGTCTGTCCACCTATTTTCCCCTAAACACTGAGCACTCGGAAATGAATAGTGTTACCTTCCCTACTGTGGCTGCCAGCATTTCTGTGAACAGCAACTCAGCAAAGACATTAGGTGGCACAAATACACCTGCTATCGTAACCAGTGATGTGTTCTCCTCCCAAAGTAGTGTAACAGACACAGGCACCAGCTCCATTAATGGCAGTTTAGGTACATCACTGAATATTCCCCCACTCATAAATGATTCAAGCACCTCTGAGCTTCTATCAAGAACAAATTTGAGTAAACTGCCTAATACCACACGAGACCCCTGGGGTTCAGGGAACCAATCAGGCCCTGATCTTGACTCAACTGATAACCGTGTCACCATTTGCCTGACCAAAATGGACATTGTATGGGTGGTGCTTGCCATCAGTGTGCCTGTGTCATCCTGCT CTGTGCTGCTGACAGTGTGCTGcatgagaaagaagaagaagtcaaCCAGCCATGAGAACAACCTGAGCTACTGGAACAACACCATCACCATGGACTACTTCAATCGCCATGCTGTGGAACTCCCTCGTGAGATACTGCCACTGGAAACTGTTGAT GAGCGAGAGACATGCCTACCCCCTAATGGTGACTACAGCGACAGTGGTGTTGTGCTGGTTAACCCTTTCTGCCAAGAGACTCTCTTCATCAACAGAGACAAGGCTTCTGACATCTGA